The following coding sequences are from one Myxococcus stipitatus window:
- a CDS encoding chemotaxis protein CheW: MSRFAELLDDFFFRPDEDVSGLQDFASGSDGASSVLPEEVPEEYLAFRLEGESYAVPIRAVREISKVPPLTELPRAEPQLLGLMNLRGELLPAYDVKVRLGLAEKAPLVAGPEAPPAPRDARIIVLRTEAGPAGVWVDGVAGVVRLKPSMVEPPPASLRMGDRDCVVGIGRRGPSLYILLDPEQALAP; encoded by the coding sequence GTGTCCCGGTTCGCCGAACTGCTCGACGACTTCTTCTTCCGCCCGGACGAGGACGTCAGCGGCCTGCAGGACTTCGCCTCCGGCAGCGACGGGGCGTCGTCCGTGCTGCCCGAGGAGGTCCCCGAGGAGTACCTGGCGTTCCGCCTGGAGGGCGAGTCCTACGCGGTGCCCATCCGCGCGGTGCGGGAGATTTCCAAGGTGCCGCCCCTGACGGAGCTTCCCCGCGCCGAGCCCCAGCTGTTGGGGTTGATGAACCTGCGGGGTGAGCTGCTGCCCGCCTACGACGTGAAGGTGCGGCTGGGGCTGGCGGAGAAGGCGCCCCTCGTCGCGGGGCCGGAGGCGCCGCCGGCGCCGCGCGACGCGCGCATCATCGTCCTGCGCACGGAGGCGGGGCCCGCGGGGGTCTGGGTGGATGGAGTGGCGGGCGTGGTGCGGCTCAAGCCGTCCATGGTGGAGCCTCCGCCGGCGAGCCTGCGCATGGGGGACCGCGACTGCGTCGTCGGAATCGGGCGGCGGGGCCCCTCGCTCTACATCCTCCTCGACCCGGAACAGGCGCTGGCGCCATGA
- a CDS encoding HEAT repeat domain-containing protein, with amino-acid sequence MTTLPEFPAEEEVRYRALQNLDPQGAGVLDVLIAGLHDESWRVRHAAAEGLQRLPRPGEVAARLVSVLGERGETGARNAAAEALAGLGGAALPPLVALLGHADPDQRKFAADILGQLSLRAAEPALVQALADPDLNVRVSVAEALGHVGGHHAAHALQRLLGDPEPLLRLAALEGLTLLRTPPPLSELLPLLEDSRLRRSALRLLGLVPQVAATERICRSLASPSRSVREAALSALGTQAALESMRRAEVESVARAALRQLPDAAARLAEALEADDVSVRAGALLAVAALGEVSLVVPVAEAAREDRLLREVLATLGSLGAEGGRVLLVSMEVLSLPARAAAAEALVDLVDASSVTALCALLEWAEDDLRSVVVRALGRTRSPDAARPLVDLLGEPRLAGAASRALSALADSCRAVVLELLEEAVLSRASPEAVMALGRVGGAPALPMLRGLARDADPAWRAAAVEVASEVDIAVGREVARAALADEAVAVRVAGVRVTGRLGGPEAGALLRSALQDEDVTVRRVAVEAVGVSGARDRAAEVERLVLHPDGGLAVAAVRALSRLGRASPRVLREAAGHPDAEVVKAALLAGAQSPEGVALASSLLSHPHWDVRAAAARVVGDSGGPESLVLARQALEAESDALARRALVDAVARLSRR; translated from the coding sequence ATGACCACCCTCCCCGAGTTCCCCGCCGAGGAGGAGGTGCGCTACCGCGCGCTCCAGAACCTGGACCCGCAGGGCGCGGGCGTCCTCGACGTGCTCATCGCGGGGCTGCATGACGAGAGCTGGCGCGTGCGGCACGCCGCGGCGGAGGGGCTGCAGCGGCTGCCGCGTCCGGGCGAGGTGGCCGCGCGGCTGGTCTCCGTGCTGGGGGAGCGCGGCGAGACGGGCGCTCGCAACGCCGCGGCCGAGGCGCTGGCGGGACTGGGGGGCGCGGCGCTGCCCCCGCTGGTGGCGCTACTGGGGCACGCGGATCCAGACCAGCGCAAGTTCGCCGCGGACATCCTGGGACAGCTGTCCCTCCGCGCGGCGGAGCCGGCCCTGGTCCAGGCCCTGGCGGACCCGGACCTCAACGTGCGCGTCTCCGTGGCGGAGGCGCTGGGCCACGTCGGGGGCCATCACGCGGCGCACGCCCTGCAGCGGCTGCTGGGGGACCCGGAGCCGCTGCTGCGGCTCGCCGCGCTGGAGGGGCTGACGCTGCTGCGGACCCCGCCGCCGCTGTCCGAGCTGCTCCCGCTGCTGGAGGACTCCCGACTGCGGCGCAGCGCGCTGCGTCTTCTGGGCCTCGTGCCGCAGGTGGCGGCCACCGAGCGCATCTGCCGGAGCCTGGCGTCGCCGTCCCGCTCGGTGCGCGAGGCCGCGCTGTCCGCGCTGGGGACGCAGGCCGCGTTGGAGTCGATGCGCCGCGCGGAGGTGGAGTCGGTGGCGCGCGCGGCGTTGCGGCAGCTGCCGGACGCGGCGGCGCGGCTGGCGGAGGCGCTCGAGGCAGACGACGTGTCCGTGCGAGCGGGGGCGCTGCTTGCCGTCGCGGCGCTGGGCGAGGTCTCGCTCGTGGTGCCGGTGGCCGAGGCGGCGCGGGAGGACCGGCTGTTGCGCGAGGTGCTGGCCACGTTGGGGAGCCTCGGGGCCGAGGGCGGGCGCGTGCTGTTGGTGTCCATGGAGGTGCTGTCGTTGCCTGCGCGCGCCGCCGCGGCCGAGGCGCTGGTCGACCTGGTGGATGCCTCGTCGGTGACGGCGTTGTGCGCGCTGCTGGAGTGGGCGGAGGACGACCTGCGCTCCGTGGTGGTCCGGGCGCTGGGGCGTACGCGCTCGCCGGACGCCGCGCGGCCGCTGGTGGACCTGCTGGGAGAGCCTCGCCTCGCGGGGGCCGCCTCGCGGGCCCTGAGCGCGCTCGCGGACAGCTGCCGCGCGGTGGTGCTGGAGCTGCTGGAGGAGGCGGTCCTCTCGCGGGCCTCGCCCGAGGCGGTGATGGCGCTGGGACGGGTGGGGGGTGCGCCCGCGCTGCCCATGCTGCGCGGGCTGGCGCGGGACGCGGATCCGGCGTGGCGCGCGGCCGCGGTGGAGGTCGCAAGCGAGGTGGACATCGCGGTGGGGCGCGAGGTGGCGCGGGCGGCGCTGGCCGACGAGGCGGTGGCCGTGCGCGTGGCCGGGGTCCGGGTCACCGGGAGGTTGGGGGGACCGGAGGCGGGCGCGCTGTTGCGCTCGGCGCTCCAGGACGAGGACGTCACCGTGCGCCGCGTGGCGGTGGAGGCGGTGGGCGTGAGCGGCGCGAGGGACCGGGCGGCGGAGGTGGAGCGGCTCGTCCTGCATCCGGACGGAGGGCTCGCGGTGGCGGCGGTGCGCGCCTTGTCGCGGCTGGGGCGGGCGAGCCCCCGGGTGCTCCGGGAGGCCGCGGGACATCCGGACGCGGAGGTGGTGAAGGCGGCCCTGCTGGCGGGCGCGCAGTCGCCGGAGGGCGTGGCGCTGGCGTCGTCGCTGCTGTCACACCCCCACTGGGACGTGCGCGCGGCGGCGGCGAGGGTGGTGGGGGATTCGGG
- a CDS encoding chemotaxis protein CheW, giving the protein MRDPVNLLPRRPRAVEDAPDADAQVQLCAFFVGDDEYVLDIRRVEEVLPVQRVTAIPHSPAFVEGVLHLRGVVLPVVDLRKRLQGVPAAESRKARMLVCKLGPRRVVVRVDRVAEVLRVRRGDIKPAPALMVAGRSPFVVGVCGPPDRLRLLLDLKALLRAELAREGAHQPK; this is encoded by the coding sequence ATGAGGGACCCGGTCAACCTGCTGCCGCGCCGCCCCCGGGCGGTGGAGGACGCGCCCGACGCGGACGCCCAGGTCCAGCTGTGCGCCTTCTTCGTGGGCGACGACGAGTACGTGCTCGACATCCGTCGCGTGGAGGAGGTCCTCCCCGTCCAGCGCGTCACGGCGATTCCGCACTCGCCCGCCTTCGTCGAGGGCGTGCTGCACCTGCGCGGCGTCGTGCTGCCGGTGGTGGACCTGCGCAAGCGGTTGCAGGGCGTTCCCGCGGCCGAGTCGCGCAAGGCACGGATGCTGGTGTGCAAGCTGGGCCCCCGGCGGGTCGTCGTGCGCGTGGACCGCGTGGCGGAGGTGCTGCGCGTGCGCCGGGGCGACATCAAGCCCGCGCCCGCGTTGATGGTCGCGGGCCGCTCGCCGTTCGTCGTGGGCGTCTGCGGTCCGCCGGATCGCCTGAGGCTGCTGCTGGACTTGAAGGCCCTGCTGCGCGCGGAGCTGGCGCGAGAAGGGGCCCACCAACCGAAGTGA